Sequence from the Thermanaerothrix sp. genome:
TCCTATGGGAACGGTGCAGGAACTGATTGGTAAACTGGGAAAAAAGCTCTTTAAGAAAAGGGATAATCATTTTGTTCCTTCTCGTCTGGATGGTTACCTCCGGTTCTTGCGGTACGGCGTATTAGTGTGGGTTGTGTATGTTACGGCCACTTCCATGAAACTGGTTTTTTCTGATGTGGATCCCTATTATGCTCTTTTTAACTTCTGGACCGGTGAAGTGCCCCTTACGGCGTTGATTGTCCTGGGGCTTGCTTTAATAGCCTCTCTTTTTATTGAACGGCCCTTCTGTAAGTATGCCTGTCCTTACGGGGCCCTCCTGGGAATTTTTAATATCTTCCGTATTTTTGGAATTAAACGGAATCAGAATACCTGTATTAACTGTAAGGCCTGCGATCGGGCCTGTCCCATGAACATATCTGTTTCTACGAGTACGACCGTTCGTCATCATCAGTGTATTACCTGTCTCAAATGTACCTCTGAAACGGCCTGTCCTGTGCCTGCTACGGTAGAACTTCTGTCTC
This genomic interval carries:
- a CDS encoding 4Fe-4S binding protein; translation: MKLVFSDVDPYYALFNFWTGEVPLTALIVLGLALIASLFIERPFCKYACPYGALLGIFNIFRIFGIKRNQNTCINCKACDRACPMNISVSTSTTVRHHQCITCLKCTSETACPVPATVELLS